TTCTAGTCTTAGGAACTCGCAAAGCAGAAAGCTCCAAAAGAGCGGCTACTATGCAAAAGCACCAAGTTGGTAGAGTACGCGATCGCCTCAGCCCTAATAGTAGCTTACCAAACTCATTAATTTATACTCCCATAGAAGATTGGCGTAATGATGAAGTTTGGTTGTACTTAATGCAATGGGAAAATCCTTGGGGGGGAAATAATAAAGATTTATTTAATATATACCGAGGTGCAACAGCAGATAATGAATGTCCTTTGGTTGTTGATACTTCTACGCCCAGCTGTGGAGATTCCCGTTTTGGTTGTTGGGTTTGTACCCTCGTTAGTAAAGATAAATCAATGGAGGCAATGATTCAGAATGATGAAGAAAAAGAATGGATGAAACCTTTGCTTGATATTCGCAATGAGTTGGATGTTAGAAACGATTATGATAAACGCGATTTTCGACGTATTTGGGGAGAAGTCCAATTATTTGAGCGCAATAAAGACGGAGAAACATCTGTAGAACCAATACCAGGTCCCTACACAAAATACTGGCGAGAATATTGGTTAAAAAGTGTTTTACAGGCGCAAACAACAATGCGTCAAACCGCACCAGAGAATATGCGAGATATTACTCTCATTTCCCTAGCAGAATTGAGCGAAATCCGCCGTATTTGGTTAGAAGACAAGCATGAATTTGATGATAGTTTACCTCGGATATATCAAGAAGTGACAGGCGAAGAATTTCAAGACCCCCGTCCTGGTGCGGACTACAGCCTACTAGGGAATGATGAATGGGCAGTTCTGGAAGAAATTTGTGCAGGTGATGCCATGCACTTAGAATTGATGGCAAAACTACTAGATACGGAAAGGCAATTTCGGAAAAGGTCGAGACGTGTAGGAATTTATGAAGCTTTAGAAGGGTGTTTCAAGACTAGTTCTCGCTCCCAAGAAGAAGCAATTAAAAATGCTCACTTTAAACGAGATTTAAAGGAAGCTGTTACCAAGGGTGATATAGATAAGGTGAGACAATTAACGTTAGGGGATGTGGTTAACCCTCCACAGGAAGACACCCAAAACAATAAAAGTCAAAGTTGGGCAGGTAAGAAATTTAAAAAGCAGAAAGACAACTAAAAATTGGGTGTTTTCATAGTATTGATGAATATAATTCGATATGGTTCAGTTAATCAGATTTAGTTCTGAAGGGTTAGAGAGGAGCAAGTCTTAACTGAACTGTATTGCAAGATAATTTTGTTATCATCAAAACTTCCTGTAGATGTGACAAAGTAACCCTTACCTCAGCTGAGTACAAGAAATATCGATTTTATCGTACTGCGATGGTGATTTCTAGGAATTCCGTTTGTAGCTTCTTGTAGCTTCCAATAACAAAGCACCCATCAAAACTTGAGAACTTGACAGGTGCTTATTCTGGGATACCCCCAGGGGAATTCGAATCCCCGTTACCTCCGTGAAAGGGAGGTGTCCTAGGCCTCTAGACGATGGGGGCGCGTCCTTGACACTTTTATAAATTTAAAGGTTTTTTTCTCGAATGTCAACTAGTTTGATCAAAAAAATCTCTATATCTTGGGGCAGATAGTGGATAGTAGAATAGTATCCCTGATGAACTGTGTAAGCAGACCAGATGAATATGAGCGGTGAAAATACCTGACTCATGTTTCAAACGGGCTGATACGGTAGACTCAGAACTCCAAACTCTTTGGAATTAGCGGTTTGTGAACTATGTACATCAAGTTGAGTGGATGAGAATAATCATGGAAATAGAGAATGACGATTCTGCTGTTTACAGCCTTGCTTGCAAGTTCGTTACATAATTGAGGATGATTAAGATTTACTATTCTTTACAAAAGATTTTGAAATTTATCGCTCAAAATCTCAGACATGGAAGCATCTTTTGAAATTACCTTGCAGATGGCGATCGCCGTTTTTGCAGGGATTTTGGCTCAAGTATTGGCTGCGTACCTGCGAGTACCTAGCATCGTTTTCCTGCTGATGTTTGGTATCTTGTTAGGGGCAGACGGCATCGGTTTACTTCACCCCCAGGTATTGGGTACGGGACTAGAAGTGATCGTGGCTTTGGCGACGGCAATTATTTTGTTTGAAGGTGGACTCAACCTCGAACTCCGAGACTTAGGAAAGGTTTCTACAAGCTTGCAATTACTTGTCACCCTGGGGACGATGGTGACGTTATTAGGTGGTAGTATGGCTGCCCATTGGTTAGGGGAATTTCCCTGGGCGATCGCCCTCCTCTATGCTTCTCTGGTAGTCGTGACTGGACCAACGGTAATTAGCCCCCTATTAAAGCAAATCAAGGTAGATAGGCAAGTTGCCACCCTCCTAGAAGGGGAAGGAGTACTGATTGACCCCGTAGGAGCCATCTTGGCAGTTGTCGTTCTCAACACCATTTTAAATGACCACGCAGCCCCCATGGCGGCAATTAGCAGCGTGCTGACTCGTTTGGGGGTTGGTGCGGTTGTCGGGGGTGGGGGTGGTTGGCTCATGAGCTGGATTTGCAAACGGGCAACGGTTTTATCCTTTGAATTGAAAAATTTGGTAGTTTTGGCGGGGTTATGGGGTTTATTTGTCCTCGCACAGATGCTACGTAGTGAGTCCGGATTAATGGCAACCGTCGTTGCAGGGGTGGTATTTGGCGCTGCATCCGTACCGGAGGAGCGTTTACTGCGACGGTTTAAGGGACAACTGACAATTTTGAGTATCTCAGTACTATTTATTCTCCTGGCGGCGGATTTATCTATTGCCAGTCTGTTTGCCCTAGGGTGGGGCAGTGTATTGACGGTGTTGGCACTGATGTTTATTGTCCGTCCCATCAATATTTTGTGCTGTACCTGGAATAGTGACCTGAATTGGCGGCAAAAATTATTTCTTTGCTGGGTAGCACCACGGGGTATTGTTTCTGCTTCCGTTGCCTCTTTATTTGCGATCGTCCTCACCCAACGGGGGATTAATGGGGGGGAAGCCATTAAAGCTTTAGTTTTTCTGACAATTATTATGACCGTTGTTTGCCAAGGTTTAACTGCTGGAGTCATTGCCCAATGGTTACAAATTACATCCCAGGAAGCGACGGGAGCAGTGATTGTTGGCTGTAATCCCTTAAGTTTACTCTTGGCTCGTTTGCTGCAAGAGCGCGGTGAGAATGTAGTGATGATTGATACTGATTCCCAAGCCAGTCAAAAAGCCGAGGCTGAAAATTTGCGAGTGATTACCAGCAGTGCCTTAGATGAGAACGTCTTAGAAGAGGCAGGATTAGGCGGTATGGGAACCTTTTTAGCGATGACAACTAATGGGGAAGTCAATTATGTTTTGGCACAAAGAGCCGCAGAAGAATTTAACCCACCCCGTGTGTTAGCCGTATTTCCCCGTGACCCCCAGGCAAATAATGCAACAACGAAAATGAAAGTGAGTCAAGCTTTTCTAGGAGAGTTGCAAATTAAGACCTGGAATCAGTATTTGAATGATGAGCAGGTGAAATTGGGGATGACAACTCTCAAGGAACCGGGCTTTTCTTTGCAAAAGATTCAATTACAAGCCTTGATCAAAACAGGGGAACTAGTACCGATATTTATCGAACGAGAAGAGAAACTGCAAGTTATGCCTGCTGATGAAGTTTGGCAACCAGGCGATCGCATTATTTATCTATTACATGACCCCCGTCCCAATTTACTCAAGCGGCTTTCTGGTTCTAGTCAAGCCACCAGATTATCCCTGGAAAAACTCCCAGAAGTGGAAGAATTACCCATTGCCAAGTCTAGCGACATCTCACTTAAACAGCTTTAACTGCTCAATTAAATGGTCAAAATAGGGAGCTATCTGAGCTTGTTGCCCCACCTCCACCCGCTTTAAACTCGCCGTCTTGATACCTTCTAAGCCGACAACCATGGCATCCAAGGGAACCTGTAACTCTTGATACAGTAGCTGCATATAATGCAAACCCTCGCTACTTGTATAGTCAGTGCGTTGCCCTGCAATTCCGTAGGTAATACAGCGTAGAAAGTGCCAGAAATCACGCCAACAAGCATCAGCCCGCATCGCTGGGTATAGTCCACCACCGGGCTGGGTGATATTGGGGAATGCTTCTAATACCTGATTTCTCGCTTCATCCACAATTTCAGTGACGCGATCGCGCAGTTCTTGAGTTAAGGGAATCACCGTTGCGGTTGAGGGAACCAGCTGCTGAATCTGCTGTAAGTCCTCATCACTGAGATAACGTCCCCCATCATCTGCTGCTTGGAATAGCTGAATTGACTCCGGTGGATGGGTATTTTGCCAGGTAGTAAAACTGACAATCCGCGCTTTTTGAATTAATTCTCGTACGGTTTCACTTAGGACTGTTTTGGTCACGTCGCTTCGCTCCCGATTCAAAATTCTCAAATCTTTAACCATCCCCATGTATCACCCTAGGGACTTGTATCTGTATGATTGACCTGATATTTGTTGGTGTAATGATGCCCCCAACGAATCATCAACATCATCAGACAAACTCTATTTTCCCATGTTTCCCGGCTGATTTGGATGCAAGCTAAAGTATAAACAATCGTTAAATCTTCGCTGCTATGGAACTCCACGAAATCGAAGCCGAACTACACAACTCGGATTTTCAATACCGCCTGAAAGCAGTTTCTGCTCTCCAAAATTATCCCATGGACGTTGCTGTTCCCCTACTGACCCAGCATATCAAAGACCCAGAATTTCTTGTACGCTCCTTTGTTGCCAGGGAATTGGGTAGACAAAAAAATTCTGATTCCTTTGCGGCTTTACTACAAATCATCAAGTTTGATAACACCCCCAATGTACGGGCAGAAGCTTCCAACTCCCTATCCTTATTTGGTAAAGTTTCTGCTTCCCATCTGGTGCAGACATTTGTCAGAGATGACCATTGGTTAGTACGTCGTAGTATTCTTGCAGCTTTGGTGGAAATGGATTGCCCGGAAGAAATTTGGGAAGTTTGCCTTTTGGGAATAGCCGCAGAAGATACCGCAGTTCAGGAAGCCTCAGTAGATGCTCTGGGATGGTTAGCCAATTCCCGTCAGTCTGAAATTGCCCTGTCTCAACTTCTGACCTTAAAAGATTCCCCCTTTGAATATATCCGGGTACGAGTTGCCTATGCCCTGAAAAATTTTCCTACTCCCGCAGCCAAGGAAGCTTTAGCACAACTGAGACAGGATAGCGATCACCGTGTAGTTGGAGCCGCTATGGAAGATTTACTGCTGTAGGCTTCAGATATAAATTCGTATATAAATATGGCGATCGCCCTACCCATCCCAAGAACTGCGAACTGTTTTTCCACCACTGTTTTCGGGCGACATCTCAATCATTTATGGGCAAAGGTATGAAGAAGCCAGGTATGATGGAAATCTGAAAACAGGTGAGATGTGTCAAACAGGGTTTATGCCCAGGAAAATTCGAGAGTTCAAAGCTCAGATTGAACGTGAGGGGTTTATTTACTTGCCTAAGCGCGGCAAAGGAAGTCACGAGCGTTGGCGACATCCTTTGCTTGGAAAAACACTGACCATCCCAGGTAAAAATAGTGATGATGTCCCCATTTATCTAGAAAAGCAGCTAGAAAAGTTGCTAACGGCATTAGAAGAACTGAGGGAGGAAGAGGATTCATGAGTCGATATAGCATGATTGTTCAATGGTCTGATGAAGATCAGCTGTTCTTAGTCACGATTCCAGAGTTTGCGGATCGCGTGATTATGCCTTGCACTCATGGTAAAACTCGTGAGGAAGCAATTCATAACGGCGAAGAAGTGATCGAAATGTATTTAGAAGCTTGGCAGTCAGAAGGAGAGTCAATTCCTACTCCTAGTACACTTCAGATTGCCTGATCATTTCGTTTATAGAAATGGAAAATAGAACCCATCTCATCTATGCTTTTGCCTCTCTTGATTCTAGAGAAGTTCAAAAATACTCATTTCGGGCGACAGGAATCAAAAAAGAGTGGTTTTTCCGTCAAGCTTACATACCAGATTACTCTTTTTATATTGCCCATTTAACTGACCCTAGAGGAAGTTACGTGAACGGAGAATGCAAAATTAATACAGCGTCAGCGTTTCGTTGATTCTGAGTACTCTGCTTATCTCCGTTATGCTGTGCCAGAGGAAAAAGTCTATAATTCCTGTAGTTATATTTACAGATTTTTACATTCAGACGGGCAAAATTTGAAAAGAGCCAAGGTGAGTATTTTTGCTGGCACAAATAGGAGGAAGCCATGACTGAGATACCAATCGGTGGTGAAATGCTCTGGAAACTAGAAGGGGACGATCGCGTGTTGTACCTCAGACATAATGCTTCGGAGCCATGGCTGCCCTACGAAGATTTCCCCCAATATGTCCTCCCTGACCCCCAGGGCTTTTCTAAGGGAATTGCCACCTTTTTAGCATTGTTGAAGCAAGGTTGGACAGCGACTAAATCCTAAAAATATCAACATTACCTTTCCAGACTAGCCCGTGTGGTACGGCGGGTTATGGGATGGGCTGTGTCTAATTCTCCAGCAGGTTGACTCAGAAGGCGCGATCGCGCGGCATCATTTAGCCCCTGAACCTGGGTAAAATCTGCTCCGGCAATACTTTCTAACTGCTCAAACTCCACACCAGTCATATCTGCCGCTCGTAAATCAGCCCCTGCTAAGTTAGCCCCATTCAACCGTGCATTACGTAAATAAGCACCTGGTAACCAAGCTGCCCGCAAGTCTGCCTGACTCAAACGCGCCCCCTGAAGATTCGCCAGGGTTAAATCAGCACCCCCTAAATATGCCCCTAATAAGCTTGCCCCCTGTAAATCAGCATGACGCAAGTTGGCTGTATTTAACTCAGCACCATTCAAGTTAGCATGGGGACCGATCGCCCCTGAGGATTTGTAGGCAAAACCTTCAGGAAATTGGGTTTGGCTATCATACCTTGCCCCTAGGAGTTTACTGTCCGTCAAAATCGCACCCCGTAAATCTGCGCCACTCAGATCGGCTCGGTATAAATAAGCTGCCTGGAAGTTGGCATCCCGGAAAATTCCTTGACTGAGATCTGCTCCCCGTAAATCTGCGCCACTCAGATCGGCTGCACTCAAATCCGCTTTGTGGAGATTGGCTCGAATTAAAATTGCCCTACTTAACTTTGCTCCTTGTAATTCCAAACCACTGAGGTTGAATTGATACAAATCTTCCTGACTAAGAGCTATTCCCGCCTTCAGGACAGCCAATACTTCTTGGGGTGTTTTGTAAGTCTCCCTGGTGATCATGGGTTGAAATCGTGAGATTATTTAGGGGTATTGTACCGCGACATATCTACAATCAAGCGGTTTGGGCATTGATTGCCCATATTTTATTCGAGGATGACCTATGCCGTTTGTACCACCGATCACGATGATGGACTTTTTCCGTAAGAGTCAAGGAGTCTGGTTTACCCAGCGTACGGTACATCACTTCAATACGGTAGCAGACCAATCGGGGGAATCAAAGCTATACGTGAATGTCATTACCCAGGATGATCCACGGGTACAGAGCATCTGTGAGCAACAAAACATCGCTGCCGCTAGGGCTAGGGGGGGAGCCAGTTTTATGTGGCAAGCCCACGACGACGATCGCGAACCTAACCCAGAACAAGCTGCCGTCTTAATTGATGTCCCTGACGATGAAAGCGGGCGATCGGGAAAATTGCTCCGAAATCAGGGTTACGTGGAAAAAATTCCTGTGGCGAGTCGCTATTGGTTTGGTCAAGATGGCATTTTAACTATTGATACGGAATATGAAAGCAACCAAGGGCAAGAGCGTTGCTGGTTTATGACTGATGATTTTCGCGTGCGTGTTAGTACCGTTAGGACGATGAACGGCGTATATTTAATGACCTATTGCTCGGAAAGACGTTGTTTAACTGAGGCGAACTTAGCTGAAATGGTACAACACAATTTATCAAGGGATGTGATGGGCGAGTCGTTAATTTCCCAATAAACTTTTTCTGTATTCTTTGCCTTTTGGCAGGAAAAATTCCCTTTTGAAATTTAGAAAACCTATGACTGAACCAGATAAATCTGCCCTGAAGGCGCGAAATCAATTACTAGGAATGTTTGTGGCGCTCTGCATCCTAGATATCACCTTGGTAATCATAGTATGGGATATGTGGGCAATTGGACGTATCTTGCTCACAATTGTTGTGATGTACTTTGTTTTCCAGGGTAAGAAGTGGGCAAAATGGTTATTGATGGGTATCTGTAGTTTTTTAGTTGTGGCTCTGGTTGCTATGGTGATTCTCCTGAGAACAAAGCTCTCAACAATGGTAATTGTCGGCAGT
The Calothrix sp. 336/3 DNA segment above includes these coding regions:
- the dndC gene encoding DNA phosphorothioation system sulfurtransferase DndC, producing MTTVQKSDKKNQNQRTVAEFVEDVELLTQEIQDLYCLDAIPWVIGVSWGKDSSAILQLIWNAISTLPKEKLHKTIHVITTDTLVENPIISAWVRKSMQQLNLAAQEKKIPIEPHLLQPVIVDTFWVNLIGRGYPAPRNQFRWCTQRLKINPANYFIREMVRANGETILVLGTRKAESSKRAATMQKHQVGRVRDRLSPNSSLPNSLIYTPIEDWRNDEVWLYLMQWENPWGGNNKDLFNIYRGATADNECPLVVDTSTPSCGDSRFGCWVCTLVSKDKSMEAMIQNDEEKEWMKPLLDIRNELDVRNDYDKRDFRRIWGEVQLFERNKDGETSVEPIPGPYTKYWREYWLKSVLQAQTTMRQTAPENMRDITLISLAELSEIRRIWLEDKHEFDDSLPRIYQEVTGEEFQDPRPGADYSLLGNDEWAVLEEICAGDAMHLELMAKLLDTERQFRKRSRRVGIYEALEGCFKTSSRSQEEAIKNAHFKRDLKEAVTKGDIDKVRQLTLGDVVNPPQEDTQNNKSQSWAGKKFKKQKDN
- a CDS encoding sodium:proton antiporter, which codes for MEASFEITLQMAIAVFAGILAQVLAAYLRVPSIVFLLMFGILLGADGIGLLHPQVLGTGLEVIVALATAIILFEGGLNLELRDLGKVSTSLQLLVTLGTMVTLLGGSMAAHWLGEFPWAIALLYASLVVVTGPTVISPLLKQIKVDRQVATLLEGEGVLIDPVGAILAVVVLNTILNDHAAPMAAISSVLTRLGVGAVVGGGGGWLMSWICKRATVLSFELKNLVVLAGLWGLFVLAQMLRSESGLMATVVAGVVFGAASVPEERLLRRFKGQLTILSISVLFILLAADLSIASLFALGWGSVLTVLALMFIVRPINILCCTWNSDLNWRQKLFLCWVAPRGIVSASVASLFAIVLTQRGINGGEAIKALVFLTIIMTVVCQGLTAGVIAQWLQITSQEATGAVIVGCNPLSLLLARLLQERGENVVMIDTDSQASQKAEAENLRVITSSALDENVLEEAGLGGMGTFLAMTTNGEVNYVLAQRAAEEFNPPRVLAVFPRDPQANNATTKMKVSQAFLGELQIKTWNQYLNDEQVKLGMTTLKEPGFSLQKIQLQALIKTGELVPIFIEREEKLQVMPADEVWQPGDRIIYLLHDPRPNLLKRLSGSSQATRLSLEKLPEVEELPIAKSSDISLKQL
- a CDS encoding phycobilisome protein, with the protein product MTKTVLSETVRELIQKARIVSFTTWQNTHPPESIQLFQAADDGGRYLSDEDLQQIQQLVPSTATVIPLTQELRDRVTEIVDEARNQVLEAFPNITQPGGGLYPAMRADACWRDFWHFLRCITYGIAGQRTDYTSSEGLHYMQLLYQELQVPLDAMVVGLEGIKTASLKRVEVGQQAQIAPYFDHLIEQLKLFK
- a CDS encoding HEAT repeat domain-containing protein, with the translated sequence MELHEIEAELHNSDFQYRLKAVSALQNYPMDVAVPLLTQHIKDPEFLVRSFVARELGRQKNSDSFAALLQIIKFDNTPNVRAEASNSLSLFGKVSASHLVQTFVRDDHWLVRRSILAALVEMDCPEEIWEVCLLGIAAEDTAVQEASVDALGWLANSRQSEIALSQLLTLKDSPFEYIRVRVAYALKNFPTPAAKEALAQLRQDSDHRVVGAAMEDLLL
- a CDS encoding type II toxin-antitoxin system HicA family toxin; this translates as MPRKIREFKAQIEREGFIYLPKRGKGSHERWRHPLLGKTLTIPGKNSDDVPIYLEKQLEKLLTALEELREEEDS
- a CDS encoding type II toxin-antitoxin system HicB family antitoxin; this translates as MSRYSMIVQWSDEDQLFLVTIPEFADRVIMPCTHGKTREEAIHNGEEVIEMYLEAWQSEGESIPTPSTLQIA
- a CDS encoding pentapeptide repeat-containing protein, producing MITRETYKTPQEVLAVLKAGIALSQEDLYQFNLSGLELQGAKLSRAILIRANLHKADLSAADLSGADLRGADLSQGIFRDANFQAAYLYRADLSGADLRGAILTDSKLLGARYDSQTQFPEGFAYKSSGAIGPHANLNGAELNTANLRHADLQGASLLGAYLGGADLTLANLQGARLSQADLRAAWLPGAYLRNARLNGANLAGADLRAADMTGVEFEQLESIAGADFTQVQGLNDAARSRLLSQPAGELDTAHPITRRTTRASLER
- a CDS encoding phycobiliprotein lyase, with amino-acid sequence MPFVPPITMMDFFRKSQGVWFTQRTVHHFNTVADQSGESKLYVNVITQDDPRVQSICEQQNIAAARARGGASFMWQAHDDDREPNPEQAAVLIDVPDDESGRSGKLLRNQGYVEKIPVASRYWFGQDGILTIDTEYESNQGQERCWFMTDDFRVRVSTVRTMNGVYLMTYCSERRCLTEANLAEMVQHNLSRDVMGESLISQ